The following proteins are encoded in a genomic region of Mycolicibacterium confluentis:
- the ilvN gene encoding acetolactate synthase small subunit has protein sequence MTVTTHTLSVLVEDKPGVLARVAALFSRRGFNIESLAVGATEQKNMSRMTIVVSVEDFPLEQITKQLNKLVNVIKIVEQDEENSVSRELALIKVRADAGTRSQVIEAVNLFRAKVVDVSTESLTIEATGTQEKLSAFLRVLEPYGVREIVQSGVVSLARGPRGIGVK, from the coding sequence ATGACAGTCACCACGCACACCCTGTCGGTCCTGGTCGAGGACAAGCCCGGTGTCCTGGCTCGCGTCGCGGCGCTGTTCTCGCGGCGCGGCTTCAACATCGAGTCACTCGCGGTCGGCGCGACCGAGCAGAAGAACATGTCGCGGATGACGATCGTCGTGTCCGTCGAGGACTTCCCGCTCGAGCAGATCACCAAGCAGCTCAACAAGCTGGTCAACGTGATCAAGATCGTGGAGCAGGACGAGGAGAACTCGGTGTCCCGCGAACTGGCGCTGATCAAGGTGCGGGCCGACGCCGGCACTCGCAGCCAGGTGATCGAGGCCGTGAACCTGTTCCGCGCCAAGGTCGTCGACGTCTCCACCGAGTCCCTGACGATCGAGGCGACCGGCACGCAGGAGAAGCTCAGCGCGTTCCTGCGGGTTCTCGAACCGTACGGTGTCCGCGAGATCGTTCAGTCCGGTGTGGTGTCGCTGGCCCGTGGGCCCCGCGGCATCGGCGTGAAATAA
- a CDS encoding acetolactate synthase large subunit encodes MSAPTTRPPEPMAAPKPADGKTQNSAKRVPPQQMTGAQAVVRALEEIGVDTIFGIPGGAVLPVYDPLFDSKRLRHVLVRHEQGAGHAASGYAHATGKVGVMMATSGPGATNLVTPLADAQMDSIPVVAITGQVGRGLIGTDAFQEADISGITMPITKHNFLVRSGDEIAQVIAEAFHIAQTGRPGAVLVDIPKDILQGQCTFSWPPVLDLPGYKPNTKPHSRQIREAAKLIAAARKPVLYVGGGVIRGEAHAELLDLAESTGIPVVTTLMARGAFPDSHPQHMGMPGMHGTVAAVAALQRSDLLIALGTRFDDRVTGQLDSFAPDAKVIHADIDPAEIGKNRHADVPIVGDVKAVITDLIEALRREGVPGNLKLDQWWEYLSSVRSTYPLSYGPQSDGSLSPEYVIEKLGEIAGPDAVYVAGVGQHQMWAAQFVKYEKPRTWLNSGGLGTMGFAVPAAMGAKMGQPEAEVWAIDGDGCFQMTNQELATCAIEGAPIKVALINNGNLGMVRQWQTLFYDKRYSQTDLATHSQRIPDFVKLAEALGCVGLRCEREEDVEDVINQARAINDRPVVIDFVVGADAQVWPMVAAGTSNDEIMAARDIRPLFDNEDQV; translated from the coding sequence GTGAGCGCACCCACCACGCGACCACCGGAACCGATGGCGGCGCCCAAGCCGGCCGACGGAAAGACTCAGAACTCCGCGAAGCGGGTTCCGCCGCAGCAGATGACCGGCGCGCAGGCCGTCGTGCGCGCGCTCGAGGAGATCGGCGTCGACACCATCTTCGGCATCCCCGGCGGCGCGGTGCTGCCCGTGTACGACCCGCTGTTCGACTCGAAGCGTCTGCGGCACGTCCTGGTCCGGCACGAGCAGGGCGCCGGGCACGCCGCCAGCGGCTACGCCCATGCGACCGGCAAGGTCGGCGTCATGATGGCGACGTCCGGTCCGGGCGCGACCAACCTGGTCACGCCACTCGCCGACGCGCAGATGGACTCGATCCCGGTGGTCGCCATCACCGGGCAGGTCGGCCGCGGGCTGATCGGCACCGATGCGTTCCAAGAGGCCGACATCTCCGGCATCACGATGCCCATCACCAAGCACAACTTCCTGGTGCGCAGCGGTGACGAGATCGCGCAGGTGATCGCCGAGGCGTTCCACATCGCCCAGACGGGGCGGCCCGGTGCGGTGCTCGTCGACATCCCCAAGGACATCCTGCAGGGCCAGTGCACCTTCAGCTGGCCGCCCGTGCTGGATCTGCCCGGCTACAAGCCCAACACCAAGCCGCACAGCAGGCAGATCCGCGAGGCCGCCAAGCTGATCGCCGCGGCGCGCAAGCCCGTGCTGTACGTCGGCGGCGGAGTGATCCGCGGTGAGGCCCACGCCGAACTGCTGGATCTGGCTGAGTCGACCGGCATCCCCGTGGTCACCACGCTGATGGCCCGCGGCGCCTTCCCGGACAGCCACCCGCAGCACATGGGCATGCCCGGGATGCACGGCACGGTCGCCGCCGTGGCCGCGCTGCAGCGCAGCGATCTGCTGATCGCCCTCGGCACGAGGTTCGACGACCGGGTCACCGGTCAGCTCGACTCGTTCGCGCCCGACGCCAAAGTGATCCACGCCGACATCGACCCCGCCGAGATCGGCAAGAACCGGCACGCCGACGTGCCGATCGTGGGTGACGTCAAGGCCGTGATCACCGACCTGATCGAGGCCCTCCGTCGCGAAGGCGTGCCCGGCAACCTCAAGCTGGATCAGTGGTGGGAGTACCTGTCCTCGGTGCGCTCGACCTACCCGCTGAGCTACGGCCCGCAGAGCGACGGCAGCCTGAGCCCCGAGTACGTCATCGAGAAGCTCGGTGAGATCGCCGGACCCGACGCGGTGTACGTCGCGGGCGTCGGCCAGCACCAGATGTGGGCGGCGCAGTTCGTCAAGTACGAGAAGCCCCGCACCTGGCTGAACTCCGGCGGCCTGGGCACCATGGGCTTCGCGGTGCCCGCGGCCATGGGCGCCAAGATGGGCCAGCCCGAGGCCGAGGTGTGGGCCATCGACGGTGACGGCTGCTTCCAGATGACCAACCAGGAGTTGGCCACCTGCGCCATCGAGGGTGCCCCGATCAAGGTTGCGCTGATCAACAACGGCAACCTCGGCATGGTCCGGCAATGGCAGACGCTGTTCTACGACAAGCGCTACAGCCAGACCGATCTGGCCACGCACAGCCAGCGCATCCCGGACTTCGTCAAGCTGGCCGAGGCCCTGGGCTGCGTTGGATTGCGTTGCGAGCGTGAGGAAGACGTCGAGGACGTGATCAACCAGGCGCGGGCCATCAACGACCGCCCGGTGGTCATCGACTTCGTCGTCGGCGCCGACGCGCAGGTGTGGCCCATGGTCGCCGCAGGCACCAGCAACGACGAGATCATGGCGGCACGCGACATCCGTCCGCTGTTCGACAACGAGGACCAGGTCTGA
- a CDS encoding PH domain-containing protein — translation MAAATHAPVVIRISPMAHFAAAVLAGAMMLPILALPWLAPLLLIPAAASFAVVRLRTVASDADVTTRGLLRSTTVGWDQIEGLKFVKGSWARATLVGGGEITLPAVSFSTLPLLAQASGGRVPNPYE, via the coding sequence ATGGCAGCCGCAACCCATGCTCCCGTGGTGATCCGCATTTCGCCGATGGCGCATTTCGCTGCAGCAGTGTTGGCAGGGGCCATGATGCTGCCCATTCTGGCGTTGCCGTGGCTGGCTCCGCTGCTACTGATCCCCGCTGCCGCGTCGTTCGCTGTGGTCCGGTTGCGCACGGTCGCCTCCGACGCCGACGTGACGACCCGTGGGCTGCTGCGCAGCACGACCGTGGGCTGGGATCAGATCGAGGGTCTGAAGTTCGTCAAGGGCTCCTGGGCGCGCGCCACGCTGGTCGGCGGGGGCGAGATCACGCTGCCCGCGGTGTCGTTCTCGACGTTGCCGCTGTTGGCGCAGGCCAGCGGGGGCCGGGTGCCCAACCCCTACGAGTGA
- a CDS encoding DoxX family protein: protein MTSPSNDPRWQRPGESSSGAGSSRPSTASLVDPEDDMPSDTYGGDFETTAIPNYGSSPSSAGYSLMNDPDPLPYVAPQVDAPPMMGPTAIEPLDYDAARNAGRRGTQDLGLLLLRAGFGALLVVHGLQKVFGWWGGSGLGGLSDSLTAAGYQHANLLTYAAAGTEITAGILLVLGLFTPLAGAAALAYLINGLLASVLNSEESGRFLFFLPDGHEFQLTLIVVAAAIILVGPGRYGFDAGRGWARRPFIGSFVALLLGIGGGIAVWILLNGANPLA from the coding sequence GTGACGAGTCCATCGAATGACCCACGCTGGCAGCGGCCGGGCGAATCGTCGTCCGGGGCCGGATCCTCGCGGCCCAGCACGGCGAGCCTGGTTGACCCCGAGGACGACATGCCGTCTGACACTTATGGCGGCGACTTCGAGACCACTGCGATCCCGAACTACGGATCGAGCCCCTCATCGGCGGGGTACAGCCTGATGAACGATCCTGACCCGTTGCCCTATGTCGCGCCGCAGGTGGATGCGCCGCCCATGATGGGGCCCACCGCGATCGAACCGCTGGACTACGACGCCGCGCGCAATGCGGGTCGCCGCGGCACCCAGGACCTCGGTCTTCTGCTGCTGCGCGCGGGTTTCGGTGCACTGCTGGTCGTGCACGGACTGCAGAAGGTGTTCGGTTGGTGGGGCGGATCCGGCCTCGGCGGCCTGTCCGACTCGCTGACCGCGGCGGGCTACCAGCATGCGAACCTGCTGACCTATGCGGCCGCCGGAACCGAGATCACGGCCGGGATCCTTCTGGTCCTCGGACTGTTCACGCCGCTGGCGGGGGCAGCCGCGCTCGCCTACCTGATCAACGGCCTGCTGGCGTCCGTCCTGAACTCCGAGGAGTCGGGTCGGTTCCTGTTCTTCCTGCCCGACGGCCACGAGTTCCAGCTCACGCTGATCGTGGTGGCGGCCGCGATCATCCTGGTGGGTCCGGGACGCTACGGATTCGACGCGGGCCGGGGATGGGCGCGGCGCCCGTTCATCGGCTCGTTTGTGGCGCTGCTGCTCGGCATCGGCGGCGGCATCGCGGTGTGGATCCTGCTCAACGGGGCCAACCCGCTGGCCTGA
- a CDS encoding PQQ-dependent sugar dehydrogenase, with translation MLIRRPVVQALTVACAAMVLVAGCARFDDAVSQPFTTQPELSPPPPSTTTPPPPLPGKPFPKACPATGVMQGCLDSTSGLIMGPDGKTALVAERVTGAVKEVAIAAEPKVKTTIPVDGSGDGGLLDIVLSPTYSQDRLMYAYISTPSDNRVVRIADGDVPKEILTGIPKGASGNAGSLIFKGPTTLLVQTGDAGNPAMAGDPGSLAGKLLRIEQPTTVGQAPLTTAMSGLGAAGGMCIDPADGSLYITDRAPSGDRLQRITKDSKTSTVWTWPDKPGVAGCAAMDGTVLVNLVNTKQTAAVRLAPDTGAVTGDPEVVRDGQHGHAWALQLSGDGNVWGATVNRTMGDPDKLDDVVFPLFPQGGFPRSDADNT, from the coding sequence ATGCTGATCCGCCGTCCGGTCGTCCAAGCCCTGACCGTGGCCTGTGCCGCGATGGTTCTGGTGGCCGGGTGCGCCCGCTTCGACGACGCGGTCTCCCAGCCGTTCACCACGCAGCCCGAACTCTCGCCGCCGCCGCCGTCGACCACCACACCGCCGCCCCCGCTGCCCGGCAAGCCGTTCCCCAAGGCATGCCCGGCCACCGGTGTGATGCAGGGCTGCCTGGACAGCACCAGCGGCCTGATCATGGGGCCCGACGGCAAGACAGCCCTGGTGGCCGAACGCGTCACGGGCGCGGTCAAAGAGGTCGCGATCGCCGCCGAGCCCAAGGTCAAGACCACCATTCCGGTCGATGGGTCGGGCGACGGGGGCCTGCTGGACATCGTGCTGTCCCCGACCTACAGCCAGGACCGACTGATGTACGCCTACATCAGCACGCCGTCCGACAACCGAGTGGTGCGCATCGCCGACGGCGACGTACCCAAGGAGATCCTGACCGGAATCCCCAAGGGCGCCAGTGGAAATGCGGGATCGCTGATCTTCAAGGGGCCGACCACGCTGCTGGTCCAGACGGGCGACGCCGGAAACCCCGCGATGGCCGGGGACCCGGGTTCGCTGGCCGGCAAGCTGCTGCGCATCGAGCAGCCGACGACGGTCGGGCAGGCCCCGCTGACCACGGCGATGAGCGGTCTGGGCGCTGCGGGCGGTATGTGCATCGATCCCGCCGACGGGTCGCTCTATATCACCGACCGCGCCCCGTCGGGAGATCGCCTGCAGCGCATCACCAAAGACTCGAAGACCTCCACGGTGTGGACCTGGCCGGACAAGCCCGGCGTCGCCGGATGCGCCGCGATGGATGGCACGGTTCTGGTGAATCTGGTGAACACCAAGCAGACCGCGGCGGTGCGCCTTGCCCCCGACACGGGAGCGGTGACGGGCGACCCGGAGGTGGTCCGCGACGGTCAGCACGGTCACGCGTGGGCGCTGCAGTTGTCCGGCGACGGCAACGTGTGGGGTGCGACCGTCAACCGCACGATGGGTGATCCCGACAAGCTCGACGACGTGGTGTTCCCGTTGTTCCCGCAGGGTGGGTTCCCGCGCAGCGACGCCGACAACACCTGA
- the gatB gene encoding Asp-tRNA(Asn)/Glu-tRNA(Gln) amidotransferase subunit GatB — protein sequence MTVATAELLDYDDVVAKYDPVLGLEVHVELSTATKMFCGCATTFGAEPNTQVCPVCLGLPGALPVLNEAAVESAIRIGLALNCQIAPWGRFARKNYFYPDQPKNYQISQYDEPIAVNGYLDVPLDDGSTWRVEIERAHMEEDTGKLTHLGGDTGRITGATTSLADFNRAGVPLIEIVTKPVEGTGARAPEIARAYVTALRDLLRGLGVSDVRMDQGSMRCDSNVSLKPNGVKEFGTRTETKNVNSLKSVEVAVRYEMRRQAAVLEAGGTIKQETRHFHEDGYTSPGRTKETAEDYRYFPEPDLEPVAPSAELVERLRATIPELPWLSRKRIQDDWGVSDEVMRDLVNNGVVELVAETVAAGASSEAARAWWGNFLVQKANESEVAVADLAITPAQVAAVVKLVDEGKLSNKLARQVVEGVLAGEGEPEAVMSARGLALVRDDSLIQAAVDEALAANPDVAEKIKGGKVQAAGAIVGAVMKATKGQADAARVRELVMAACGQG from the coding sequence ATGACTGTTGCCACGGCTGAGCTGCTCGACTACGACGATGTCGTCGCCAAGTACGACCCGGTCCTCGGCCTCGAAGTGCACGTCGAGCTGTCCACGGCGACCAAGATGTTCTGTGGCTGTGCGACGACTTTCGGTGCCGAGCCCAACACACAGGTGTGCCCGGTGTGCCTGGGCCTGCCCGGTGCGTTGCCCGTGCTCAACGAGGCCGCCGTGGAGTCGGCCATCCGGATCGGCTTGGCGCTGAACTGCCAAATCGCGCCGTGGGGACGGTTCGCCCGAAAGAACTACTTCTACCCCGATCAGCCCAAGAACTATCAGATCTCCCAGTACGACGAGCCGATCGCCGTCAACGGTTACCTGGACGTGCCCTTGGACGATGGCAGCACGTGGCGGGTCGAGATCGAGCGGGCCCACATGGAGGAGGACACCGGCAAGCTGACCCACCTGGGTGGTGACACCGGTCGGATCACCGGCGCGACCACTTCGCTGGCCGACTTCAACCGCGCCGGTGTCCCGCTGATCGAGATCGTCACCAAACCCGTCGAGGGGACCGGTGCGCGGGCACCGGAGATCGCCCGCGCCTATGTGACCGCGCTGCGTGATCTGCTGCGCGGGCTCGGTGTCTCCGACGTGCGGATGGACCAGGGCTCAATGCGCTGTGACTCCAACGTGTCGCTGAAACCCAACGGCGTCAAGGAGTTCGGCACCCGTACCGAGACCAAGAACGTCAACTCGCTCAAGAGCGTCGAAGTCGCCGTGCGCTACGAGATGCGGCGCCAGGCCGCGGTGCTCGAGGCCGGCGGGACCATCAAGCAGGAGACCCGGCACTTCCACGAAGACGGTTACACCAGCCCGGGCCGCACCAAGGAGACCGCGGAGGACTACCGCTACTTCCCCGAACCGGATCTCGAACCGGTGGCGCCGAGTGCGGAACTGGTCGAGCGTCTGCGCGCCACGATCCCGGAGCTTCCGTGGTTGTCGCGCAAGCGGATTCAGGACGACTGGGGTGTCTCCGACGAGGTGATGCGCGACCTGGTCAACAACGGTGTCGTCGAACTGGTCGCCGAGACCGTCGCGGCAGGCGCATCCAGCGAGGCTGCTCGGGCCTGGTGGGGAAACTTCTTGGTGCAGAAGGCCAATGAGAGCGAGGTGGCCGTGGCCGACCTGGCCATCACGCCGGCCCAGGTGGCCGCGGTGGTCAAGCTCGTCGACGAGGGCAAGCTGTCGAACAAACTGGCCCGTCAGGTCGTCGAGGGTGTGCTGGCCGGCGAGGGTGAGCCCGAGGCCGTGATGTCGGCACGAGGACTCGCGCTGGTGCGCGACGACAGCCTGATCCAGGCCGCGGTGGACGAGGCGCTGGCCGCCAATCCCGATGTCGCGGAGAAGATCAAGGGCGGCAAGGTCCAGGCCGCGGGCGCCATCGTGGGCGCGGTCATGAAGGCCACCAAGGGGCAGGCCGACGCCGCGCGGGTGCGCGAACTCGTGATGGCGGCCTGCGGGCAGGGCTGA
- a CDS encoding ATP-dependent 6-phosphofructokinase produces the protein MRIGVLTGGGDCPGLNAVIRAVVRTADMRYGSTVVGFQDGWRGLLEDRRVQLKNDDRNDRLLAKGGTMLGTARVNPEKLRAGLDQIKQTLENNGIDVLIPIGGEGTLTAAHWLAEEGVPVVGVPKTIDNDIDCTDVTFGHDTALMIATEAIDRLHSTAESHQRVMLVEVMGRHAGWIALNAGLASGAHMTLIPEQPFDVEEVCRLVKQRFQHGESSFICVVAEGAKPAEGSMQLRKGGTDEFGHERFTGVAQQLAPEVEKRIKKEVRVTVLGHVQRGGKPTAYDRVLATRFGVNAADAAHAGEYGMMVSLRGEEIGRVPLAEATAHLKLVPQWRYDDAAAFFG, from the coding sequence ATGCGGATCGGAGTGCTCACCGGAGGCGGCGACTGTCCAGGCTTGAACGCGGTCATCAGGGCCGTCGTGCGGACAGCGGATATGCGGTACGGCTCAACGGTGGTCGGGTTCCAGGACGGCTGGCGAGGCCTGCTGGAGGACCGTCGTGTGCAGTTGAAGAACGACGACCGCAACGACCGACTGCTCGCCAAGGGCGGCACCATGCTGGGCACCGCGCGGGTCAACCCGGAGAAGCTGCGGGCCGGCCTGGACCAGATCAAGCAGACGCTCGAAAACAACGGGATCGACGTGCTGATCCCGATCGGCGGCGAGGGCACACTGACCGCCGCGCATTGGCTCGCGGAGGAGGGTGTGCCCGTCGTCGGGGTGCCCAAGACCATCGACAATGACATCGACTGCACTGACGTCACATTCGGGCACGACACCGCGCTGATGATCGCCACCGAGGCCATCGACCGCCTGCACAGCACCGCGGAGTCGCATCAGCGGGTCATGCTCGTCGAGGTGATGGGCCGTCACGCCGGCTGGATCGCGCTCAACGCGGGGCTGGCGTCGGGCGCGCACATGACCCTGATCCCCGAGCAGCCCTTCGACGTCGAAGAGGTGTGCCGGCTGGTCAAACAGCGCTTCCAACACGGTGAGTCGAGCTTCATCTGCGTGGTCGCCGAGGGTGCCAAGCCCGCCGAGGGGTCGATGCAGCTGCGCAAGGGCGGTACCGACGAGTTCGGGCACGAACGCTTCACGGGCGTAGCCCAGCAGTTGGCACCCGAGGTGGAGAAGCGGATCAAGAAGGAGGTCCGGGTCACGGTGCTCGGGCACGTCCAGCGCGGCGGCAAGCCCACGGCTTACGACCGCGTGCTGGCCACCCGGTTCGGGGTGAACGCGGCCGACGCGGCACACGCCGGGGAGTACGGGATGATGGTGTCACTTCGCGGCGAGGAGATCGGCCGGGTTCCGCTGGCCGAGGCCACCGCACATCTCAAGCTCGTCCCGCAGTGGCGGTACGACGACGCCGCGGCATTCTTCGGCTGA
- the gatA gene encoding Asp-tRNA(Asn)/Glu-tRNA(Gln) amidotransferase subunit GatA yields MSTSDLVRLSAADLAAKIAAKEVSSTEVTQACLDQIERTDGDYNAFLHVAGEQALAAAGEVDALVAAGDQLPSALAGVPLALKDVFTTKDMPTTCGSKILENWVSPYDATVTAHLRAAGIPILGKTNMDEFAMGSSTENSAYGPTRNPWDTERVPGGSGGGSAAALAAFQAPLAIGSDTGGSIRQPAALTATVGVKPTYGTVSRYGLIACASSLDQGGPCARTVLDTALLHEVIAGHDPRDSTSVNAQVPDVVAAAKAGATGDLKGVRVGVVAQLHSGEGYQPGVLESFNAAVDQLRALGAEVTEVDCPHFDYSMPAYYLILPSEVSSNLARFDAMRYGLRVGDDGTHSAEEVMALTRAAGFGPEVKRRIMIGTYALSAGYYDAYYNQAQKVRTLIARDLDRAYESVDVLVSPATPTTAFRLGEKVDDPLSMYLFDLCTLPLNLAGHCGMSVPSGLASDDNLPVGLQIMAPALADDRLYRVGAAYEAARGPLPTAL; encoded by the coding sequence GTGAGCACGTCTGACCTGGTCCGGCTGTCCGCGGCCGATCTGGCCGCCAAGATCGCCGCCAAGGAGGTGTCGTCGACCGAGGTGACCCAGGCGTGCCTGGACCAGATCGAGCGCACCGACGGCGACTACAACGCCTTCCTGCACGTCGCCGGTGAGCAGGCCCTGGCCGCGGCCGGCGAGGTTGACGCATTGGTCGCCGCGGGTGACCAGCTGCCGTCGGCGCTCGCGGGGGTGCCGTTGGCGCTCAAGGACGTGTTCACCACCAAGGACATGCCCACGACCTGCGGCTCGAAGATCCTGGAGAACTGGGTCTCGCCGTATGACGCCACCGTGACCGCGCACCTGCGCGCGGCAGGCATCCCGATCCTGGGCAAGACCAACATGGACGAGTTCGCGATGGGCAGTTCGACCGAGAACTCCGCGTACGGCCCGACCCGCAATCCGTGGGACACCGAGCGCGTGCCGGGCGGCTCGGGCGGCGGCAGCGCCGCAGCGCTCGCGGCGTTCCAGGCCCCGCTGGCGATCGGCTCCGACACCGGCGGCTCGATCCGCCAGCCCGCCGCGCTGACCGCCACCGTCGGCGTGAAGCCCACGTACGGCACCGTCAGCCGGTACGGCCTGATCGCGTGCGCCTCGTCGCTGGACCAGGGCGGCCCGTGCGCGCGGACCGTGCTGGACACCGCGCTGCTGCATGAGGTCATCGCGGGCCACGATCCGCGCGACTCCACCTCGGTCAACGCCCAGGTGCCCGACGTGGTGGCAGCCGCGAAGGCCGGCGCGACCGGCGACCTCAAGGGCGTCCGTGTCGGTGTCGTGGCCCAGCTGCACAGCGGCGAGGGCTACCAGCCCGGTGTGCTGGAGTCCTTCAACGCTGCGGTCGACCAGTTGCGTGCCCTCGGCGCCGAGGTCACCGAGGTCGACTGCCCGCACTTCGACTACTCGATGCCCGCGTACTACCTGATCCTGCCGTCGGAGGTGTCGAGCAACCTCGCCCGGTTCGACGCCATGCGCTACGGCCTGCGCGTCGGCGACGACGGCACACACAGCGCCGAGGAGGTCATGGCGCTGACCCGCGCGGCGGGCTTCGGCCCAGAGGTCAAGCGCCGCATCATGATCGGCACCTACGCGCTGTCGGCTGGGTACTACGACGCGTACTACAACCAGGCCCAGAAGGTCCGCACGCTGATCGCGCGCGATCTCGACCGGGCCTACGAGTCCGTCGACGTGCTCGTGTCGCCGGCCACCCCGACCACCGCGTTCCGGCTCGGCGAGAAGGTCGACGATCCGTTGTCGATGTACCTGTTCGACCTGTGCACGCTGCCGCTGAACCTTGCCGGTCACTGCGGAATGTCGGTGCCGTCGGGTCTGGCCTCGGACGACAACCTTCCTGTCGGTCTGCAGATCATGGCCCCCGCGCTGGCCGACGATCGTCTCTACCGCGTGGGTGCGGCCTACGAGGCGGCCCGCGGGCCGCTTCCGACCGCACTGTAA
- the gatC gene encoding Asp-tRNA(Asn)/Glu-tRNA(Gln) amidotransferase subunit GatC, whose protein sequence is MSQISRDDVAHLARLARLALTDDELDSFSGQLDAILEHVSRIQAVDVTDVEATDNPLKDVNVTRPDTVVPGLSQPEALAAAPRAAEGRFAVPQILGESQ, encoded by the coding sequence GTGTCGCAGATCTCCCGAGATGACGTCGCCCATTTGGCGCGACTGGCCCGATTGGCGCTGACCGACGACGAACTGGACAGCTTCTCCGGCCAGCTCGACGCAATCCTCGAGCATGTCAGCCGGATCCAGGCTGTCGACGTCACCGACGTCGAGGCCACCGACAACCCGCTCAAGGACGTCAACGTCACGCGGCCGGACACCGTCGTGCCGGGCTTGAGCCAGCCGGAGGCGCTCGCCGCCGCGCCGCGCGCCGCCGAGGGACGCTTCGCCGTCCCGCAGATTTTGGGAGAGAGCCAGTGA